TGGGCCGCCGCCGACGAGCTCGTCGACTTCGCCGGGAAGAACAGGCAACTGGTGCGCGGCCACACCCTGGTCTGGCACAGCCAGCTGCCGGCCTGGCTCACCGAGGACGCCTTCACCGCCGACGAGCTGCGGGAGATCCTCCACCGGCACGTCACCGAACAGGTCACGCACTTCAAGGGCAGGATCTGGCAGTGGGACGTCGTCAACGAGGCGTTCAACGAGGACGGAACCCTGCGGGACAGCATCTGGCTGCGGAAGCTGGGCCCCGGCTACATCGCGGACGCCTTCCGCTGGGCCCACGAGGCCGACCCCAAGGCCCGGCTGTTCATCAACGACTACAACATCGAGGGCGTCAACGCCAAGAGCGACGCCCTGTACGACCTGGTCAGCCGGCTGCGCAAGCAGCGCGTCCCGGTCCACGGCGTCGGCATCCAGGGCCACCTGGGCGTTCAGTACGGCGCCCCGCACGACATCGCCGACAACATGCTGCGCTTCGACGAACTCGGCCTGGAGACCGCGATCACCGAGGCCGACGTCCGTATACCGATGCCCGCCGACAGCACCGAGCTGGAGGCCCAGGCCGAGGGCTACGCCGTCATGCTGCGCGGCTGCCTCCTCACCCCGGGCTGCAACGCCTTCACCCTGTGGGGCTTCACCGACACCTACTCCTGGGTCCCGGACACCTTCCCGGGCGAGGGCGCGGCCAACGTCCTCGACGAGGACTACGCCCCCAAGCCCGCCTACGGCACCCTGCGCCAGACCCTGACGCTCGCCGCCGGCCGGCACTGACCCGCCCCACCGGCCCCGCGCGGGCGCGGCGGCGGACGTGACGGCGGCCGCCCGGAGCGCCGGAGCCCCCGGACCACCGGAGCGCCGGAGCCTTCGGACCCCCGGAGCCCCTGGAGGGCCGGTCACGTCCGCCGCCCGCCCGCGTGCCGGTGCGCCGGGCGGCCGGCGGACCGAACCGAAGCATCCGTGTGCACACAAGGGAGAGCCGCATGGACCAGCAGACCCCGCACCACACCAGCCGCAGGGCGCTCCTCGGGGCGGGCCTCGGTATCACCGCCCTGACCGCGACCCCGCTCGGATCCCTGACGGGGCTCACCCCGCAGGCGTCGGCGGCCTCCGCCGGCCTTCGGCCCACCGACCCCGGGGCGTACATCTCCTTCACCCGCCGCCCCGGCGCGTTCGCACTGGCCGAGTCCGGCCGGGCGGTACCGGTCGTCGTCTCCGGCAGCGACCACCCGGGCGTCGTCCGGGTCGCCGGCGACCTCCGGGACGACATCGAACGGGTCACCGGCGTCCGCCCCGCCCTCACCCACGACACCCCGGGCCGGGCCCGCGAGATCGTCCTGATCGGCACCATCGGCCGCAGCCCGCTGATCGACTCCCTGATCGCCGCCGGCAAGCTGGACGTCTCCGGTGTCCGGGGCGCCTGGGAGACCAGCCTGCAGACCGTCGTCGACAAGCCGCTGCCCGGTGTCGACCGCGCCTTCGTGATCGCGGGCAGCGACCAGCGCGGCACGGTCTTCGGCACGTACGACGTCTCCCGCGGCATCGGTGTCTCCCCCTGGTACTGGTGGGACGACGTCCGGCCCGTGCACCGCGACGCGCTGTACGTCCTGCGCGGCCGGTACAGCCAGGGCACCCCCGCCGTGAAGTACCGCGGCTTCTTCGTCAACGACGAGAACCCCGCGCTCGGCACCTGGGCCCCGGCCTACTTCGGGCCGGGCAAGGCCCCCGGCTTCGAAGGCGGTTTCAACGCGGACTTCTACGCCAAGGTCTTCGAGGTCATGCTGCGCCTCAAGGCCAACTACCTGTGGCCGGCGGTGTGGGGCCGCGCCTTCGCCGAGGACGACCCGCTCAACCACGCCACCGCCAAGGCGTACGGGATCGTCATGGGCACCTCCCACGAGGCGCCCATGATGCGCGGCATCGAGGAGTGGAACCGGCACGCCGTCGCGGCCGTACGCGACGGCGCGGGCGCCGTCACCACCCCCGGCCACGACCCCTACGGCGGCACCGGCGAGTGGTCCTTCCGCCGCAACGCCGACGCGATCAAGGCCTACTGGCGCGAAGGTATCCGGCGCATGGCCGACGAGGACTTCGAGGGGGTCGTCACCCTCGGCATGCGCGGCAACGGCGACGTCAGCCTGCCGGACGGCGACGGCATCGAACTGATGCAGGAGATCATCGCCGCCCAGCGCGCGATCCTCGCCGAGGAACTCGGCTCCGACTCGGCCGTCCCCCAGGTCTGGACCCTGTACAAGGAGGTCCAGCGCTACTGGGACCGCGGACTGCGGGTGCCCGACGACGTCACCGTCGTCCTCACCGACGACAACTGGGCCAACGTCCGCAAGCTGCCCGACCACGGCACCGACCCCCGCACCGGCGGCTACGGGCTCTACTACCACTTCGACTACGTCGGCGTGGGACGCAACTACAAATGGGTCGACACCGCCTCGCTGCCCAACATGTGGGACCAGCTCCACCAGTGCCACGCGTACGGCAACCACGGGCTGTGGGTCACCAACGTCGGAGACCTCAAGGGCAACGAGCTGCCCACGCAGTTCTTCCTCGAATACGCCTGGAACCCCGACCGCTGGCCCCTGGAGAAGCTCCCCGAGTGGGAGGAGTCCTACGCCCGGCAGAACTTCGGCGCGGAACAGGCCGAGGAGATCGCCGGCGTCCTGCGCGCCTACGCCGCGCTCCAGTCCCGCCGCAAGCCCGAACTGCTCAACCGGAAGATCACTCTCGACCCCGCCAAGGACCCCGCGAAGGACTCCTCGGCCGTGGTCTACGACGACCGGGCCACCCCCTTCAGCCTGGTGGACTACCGGGAGCTGGAACGCGTCACCGAGGACTGGCAGCGGCTGGACAGGGCCGCCGGACGCGTCGGACGCCGGCTCCCGGCCTCCGCCCAGGACGCCTGGTACCAGCTGGTCGGCTACGAGGTGCGGGCGAGCGCCAACCTCTACGCCCTGCGCCAGGCGCAGTTCACCAACCTGCACTACGCGCCGCAGGGCCGCGCCCTGACCAACGGACTCGCGGCCACGGCCGAGGAGCGGCTCGCCGACGACTTCGCGCTGGCACGCCGCTTCAACACCGAGGTGGCCGGCGGCAAGTGGAACGGCTTCCAGACACAGCCGCACATCGGCTACGGGGACATCGACCGCTACGGCCCCAACGCCCCCTGGCAGCAGCCCGAACGCGACAACGTCGCCCTCCCCGACGAGATCTTCCCCGCCGTCAAGCGCATCGAGCTGCCGGAGGCCGCCGAGATGGGCGTCGCCGTCGACGGTTCGGAAGACTGGTGGCCGGCGGCCGGGCAGGACGGCACCGGACCCGAACTCCCCGTCTTCAGCCCCTACCAGAGCCAGCCCGCCCAGTACGTCGAGGTCTTCAACCGCGGCCGGGAACCCTTCTCCTTCCGGATCCGCACGGGCGAACCCTGGCTGCTCGCCGACCGGACGCGCGGCCGGGTGGACACCCAGACGAGGGTCACCTTCCGGGTCGACTGGACCCGCGCCCCCAAGGGCGTCACCCGGGTTCCGGTCACCGTCACCGGCCCCGGAGGAGCCGAGGTCACCGTACGGGCCGTGGTCGACCACCCGCGGACCGACCGCAAGCGGCTCGGCGGCTTCGTCGAGGCCAACGGATACGTCTCGGCCGAGGCCGACCACTACCACCGGGCCGTCGGGGCGGGCGGCGTCACCTGGCGGCGCATCCCCGGCATCGGCCGCACCGGCTCGGGCATGGAGCCCTTCCCGGTGACCGCGGCACGGCAGAGCCCCGGCGGCCGGGGGCCCAGGCTGGAGTACAGGGTCAGCCTCTTCACCACCGGCCCGGTCACCGTCTGGGCGTACCTCTCGCCGCGCAACAGCGCGCTGGCCACCGGCGGCCTCACCTACGCCGTCTCCTTCGACGACGACGCGCCGCAGTCCGTCGACATCACGGCGGTGACCGGTTCGGACGACGGCACCATGAACCCGCAGTGGGCCCGCAACACCTCCGACAACGTCAACCGCACCAGCACCACGCACCGCATAGGGCGCGCGGGGGTCCATGTGCTGAAATTCTGGATGGTCGACCCGACGGTGGTGCTGCAGAACCTGGTGGTCGACACCGGCGGCCTCAAGCCCAGCTACCTGGGCCCGCCGGAGAGTCTCCGGATCGACTGACCGGAGCGGGACGAGGAGGCGCGGATGCTCATCCGGATCGAGGACACCGAGGGGCGGGGCGCGACCGTGGAGGTGGCACCCCGCCCGCCGGGGGAGCGGCCCGGGGTCGGGCTGCTGATCGAGGGCCCGCCGGGCCGCGCCTCCTGGGCCTGCTCACCGGAGGCGGCCAGGGAACTGGCCGCCGCGCTCGTCCGGGCGGCCGGGGACGCGGAGGACACGCTCGCCGAGCCGGTCACCGTCAAGGCCCGCGACCTGCTGCGGGGGGACGTACGGGACGGGCACCGGACGATGACGGTCGAGGCGGTCCGCACCGACGGGGCGAACGTCCAGGTGACCTGGACCTCGGGAGGCGGCCGCAGCTGGAGCCAGCTGTACGAGGCCGGGACGGACATCCGGCTGCGACGGCGGCGCCGGCCGGAATCCTGACCGCGGCCGGGATCCTGACCGCGGCCGGGGTCCGCGGGGGCCGCCGGACCCGGACGGCCCGCCGGCCCGCCGGACGGGCCGGGGCCGCCCGTTAGTACGGCAGGCTTCGTATTACGTGGGATCTCGTAGTACGGTGGATCTCGTACGAGGGTGGTTCCGGTGTGCCCGGCCGCGCCTCGTGTCCTGCCGTCGCACCCGAGGAAGCGGAGTCCCCCGTGAGCGCACTCTTCGAGCCGTACCGCCTGCGGTCGCTGACCGTCCCCAACCGTGTCTGGATGGCGCCGATGTGCCAGTACAGCGCCGCGTCCTCGGGCCCGGACACCGGTACGGCGAACCACTGGCACCTCGCCCACTACGCCTCCCGCGCCGTGGGCGGCACCGGTCTGATCCTCGTCGAGGCCACGGCCGTCAGCCCCCAGGGCCGGATCAGCCCCGCCGACCTGGGCCTCTGGAACGACCGGCAGACGGAGGCGTTCCGTCCGATCGCGGCCTTCCTCGCCTCCCAGGGCACGGTCCCCGGGATCCAGCTCGGACACGCTAGATGAACCAACTATCATGTAACACATGACATCAACTGGTGCCGCACTGAGAATCGTTGGGGCCGTACGAATCAGCAGGTACACCGACGCTTCCACATCGCCCGAGGTCCAAGAGGAGATGGTCACCGCCACCGGTGGGCGAATCGGAGGGGAGTTCGTCGGATGGGCAAGGGACTTGGACATCTCCGCGCTCAAAACCACGCCATGGGAGCGCGAGGAGCTGCGCTACTGGCTTGACCGTCCCGACGAGTGGGACGTTCTGATCTGGCAGCGCATGGATCGCGCGGTGCGCTCCATGGCCGACATGGCGGACCTGGGGCGGTACGCAAAGAAGCACGGGAAGCGGCTGGTGTTCGCATCTGGCCCCGGGGGCGACAAGCTGGAACTCGACTTCAGCTCGCCTATGTCTGAGCTGATCATGCTCATCCTGGCCTTCGCAGCCCAGCTCGAAGGCCAGACCATCATGGAGCGGAACCAAGGCGCCGCCGCACATCTTCAGTCGCTCGGCAGGTGGCCCGGGGGAGTCGTGCCGTACGGCTACAAGCCGGGCCGGCGAACGTTCGCCGACGGCAACGAAGGCTGGTGGCTCTTTGAACACACAAACGAAGATCCCACCAAATCCACGGCCGACATCCGACGCGCCATGGTCGCTCGCGCTATCTCCGGGCGGTCCTACAGCGAAATCCTGCGGTGGTTGACCGCGATGGACGCCATCACGCCGAAAAACCACCGGGGACTACTTGCCACTCCACCGCGGGAGCCGGATCCGGAAAGCACCTGGCAGCTCACCGTGGTGCGGGACATGCTTCTGTCCCCCGTAATGCGCGGGCATCTCGTCAAGAAAGACGGGACCATCGTTCGCAATGCCGACGGTTCCCCTGTACTTCAGGGGGAGGCGCTCGTCGACGACGACACATGGCACCGGTTGCAAGACGCACTGAAGGTGCTTTCCACAAACAACACTGGGCCGCGCAGGAAAGATGGGCATCCGCTCCTCGGAGTACTGGTGTGCGGCGTGTGCGACCAGAACATGTTCGTCAACTGGTACCGAGAGAAGCGGGGAAAGGAGCAGGGCGTCAAGAAGGAGGTTTTCCGGTGCTCGGGGAAACAGCATGCCCCGGGAGTTCCCGCGCTGAGCATCCAGGCTGCCGGAGTGCTGGAGTACGTGGAAACGCAATTCCTGGCCCATGTGGGGCCGTTCAGGCGCACACAGGTGGTCCGGGTACCCGGACAGGACAACCGGGCGGAGATCGCGGACCTGGAGGCCGACATCGAAGAGTTGTCGACCAGGCTCGGCATGCTCCGCGGCCCGGCGGCCGACGCTGTCGTACGGCAGCTTCAGGGACGCTCGGACAGGCTTGAGGAGCTTCGAGCTGCCCCCGTTGTCCCCGCGCGGGAGGAAACCGTCGAGCTGGATA
This DNA window, taken from Streptomyces nitrosporeus, encodes the following:
- a CDS encoding endo-1,4-beta-xylanase gives rise to the protein MFKATRSAAVGSAAAVLLVSAFTLTSASAATGGAPGHHGKPGPHASQQTLGTLGKKAGLRIGTAVNMDALADDAPYRARVAGEFTSVTAENVMKWEAVEPRRGTYDWAAADELVDFAGKNRQLVRGHTLVWHSQLPAWLTEDAFTADELREILHRHVTEQVTHFKGRIWQWDVVNEAFNEDGTLRDSIWLRKLGPGYIADAFRWAHEADPKARLFINDYNIEGVNAKSDALYDLVSRLRKQRVPVHGVGIQGHLGVQYGAPHDIADNMLRFDELGLETAITEADVRIPMPADSTELEAQAEGYAVMLRGCLLTPGCNAFTLWGFTDTYSWVPDTFPGEGAANVLDEDYAPKPAYGTLRQTLTLAAGRH
- a CDS encoding glycosyl hydrolase 115 family protein, with product MDQQTPHHTSRRALLGAGLGITALTATPLGSLTGLTPQASAASAGLRPTDPGAYISFTRRPGAFALAESGRAVPVVVSGSDHPGVVRVAGDLRDDIERVTGVRPALTHDTPGRAREIVLIGTIGRSPLIDSLIAAGKLDVSGVRGAWETSLQTVVDKPLPGVDRAFVIAGSDQRGTVFGTYDVSRGIGVSPWYWWDDVRPVHRDALYVLRGRYSQGTPAVKYRGFFVNDENPALGTWAPAYFGPGKAPGFEGGFNADFYAKVFEVMLRLKANYLWPAVWGRAFAEDDPLNHATAKAYGIVMGTSHEAPMMRGIEEWNRHAVAAVRDGAGAVTTPGHDPYGGTGEWSFRRNADAIKAYWREGIRRMADEDFEGVVTLGMRGNGDVSLPDGDGIELMQEIIAAQRAILAEELGSDSAVPQVWTLYKEVQRYWDRGLRVPDDVTVVLTDDNWANVRKLPDHGTDPRTGGYGLYYHFDYVGVGRNYKWVDTASLPNMWDQLHQCHAYGNHGLWVTNVGDLKGNELPTQFFLEYAWNPDRWPLEKLPEWEESYARQNFGAEQAEEIAGVLRAYAALQSRRKPELLNRKITLDPAKDPAKDSSAVVYDDRATPFSLVDYRELERVTEDWQRLDRAAGRVGRRLPASAQDAWYQLVGYEVRASANLYALRQAQFTNLHYAPQGRALTNGLAATAEERLADDFALARRFNTEVAGGKWNGFQTQPHIGYGDIDRYGPNAPWQQPERDNVALPDEIFPAVKRIELPEAAEMGVAVDGSEDWWPAAGQDGTGPELPVFSPYQSQPAQYVEVFNRGREPFSFRIRTGEPWLLADRTRGRVDTQTRVTFRVDWTRAPKGVTRVPVTVTGPGGAEVTVRAVVDHPRTDRKRLGGFVEANGYVSAEADHYHRAVGAGGVTWRRIPGIGRTGSGMEPFPVTAARQSPGGRGPRLEYRVSLFTTGPVTVWAYLSPRNSALATGGLTYAVSFDDDAPQSVDITAVTGSDDGTMNPQWARNTSDNVNRTSTTHRIGRAGVHVLKFWMVDPTVVLQNLVVDTGGLKPSYLGPPESLRID
- a CDS encoding recombinase family protein; translation: MTSTGAALRIVGAVRISRYTDASTSPEVQEEMVTATGGRIGGEFVGWARDLDISALKTTPWEREELRYWLDRPDEWDVLIWQRMDRAVRSMADMADLGRYAKKHGKRLVFASGPGGDKLELDFSSPMSELIMLILAFAAQLEGQTIMERNQGAAAHLQSLGRWPGGVVPYGYKPGRRTFADGNEGWWLFEHTNEDPTKSTADIRRAMVARAISGRSYSEILRWLTAMDAITPKNHRGLLATPPREPDPESTWQLTVVRDMLLSPVMRGHLVKKDGTIVRNADGSPVLQGEALVDDDTWHRLQDALKVLSTNNTGPRRKDGHPLLGVLVCGVCDQNMFVNWYREKRGKEQGVKKEVFRCSGKQHAPGVPALSIQAAGVLEYVETQFLAHVGPFRRTQVVRVPGQDNRAEIADLEADIEELSTRLGMLRGPAADAVVRQLQGRSDRLEELRAAPVVPAREETVELDTTWADDWHACTDPLGRRQMLLDAGVIVAVHPPEGWRPPVEERLSFTMGTHVDPEQDALDDVAYQESL